From Halorubrum salinarum, one genomic window encodes:
- a CDS encoding ABC transporter permease, with protein sequence MRRYIAKRVAHALVVIYIVATIVFFAVRAIPGDPARVLLGGDANAEAIAALREEMGLTEPLYVQYIRWMGRISQGDLGTSVLSDQSVLQMLIGVAEPTLSIAALGMLIALLIAIPAGITSAVKQYQWEDYVATTVSFVGISMPGFWIGIVLLIVFADRLGLVPAFGYVSFRQGIIPWLKHIILPALAVGLPYGGILMRMTRSSMMEVLNEDYMRTARAKGLDGRLIVFKHGLQNALIPIVTVAGILLGVLLGGVVAVEIVFGIQGLGRLLIASIERRDFPAIQGAVILISFVFVFMNLLVDVLYTSINPQIKYGGGE encoded by the coding sequence ATGCGTCGCTATATCGCCAAACGGGTGGCCCACGCGCTGGTGGTCATCTACATCGTTGCGACAATCGTGTTCTTTGCCGTCAGGGCTATCCCTGGCGACCCAGCGCGGGTCCTCCTCGGTGGTGATGCCAATGCTGAGGCCATTGCGGCACTCCGCGAGGAAATGGGCCTCACGGAACCACTCTACGTTCAATACATCCGGTGGATGGGTCGCATCTCACAAGGCGACCTCGGCACCTCAGTGTTGAGCGATCAGAGTGTCCTCCAGATGCTCATCGGTGTAGCTGAGCCAACACTGAGTATTGCTGCGCTCGGGATGTTGATCGCGCTGTTGATCGCCATCCCTGCTGGCATCACAAGCGCTGTCAAACAGTACCAGTGGGAAGACTACGTTGCGACGACGGTCTCGTTCGTCGGTATCAGCATGCCGGGGTTCTGGATCGGCATCGTGCTGCTGATTGTGTTCGCTGACCGGTTAGGGTTGGTTCCGGCGTTCGGGTACGTGTCGTTCCGGCAGGGGATCATCCCCTGGCTAAAACACATTATCCTGCCAGCACTGGCGGTTGGGCTCCCGTACGGTGGGATCTTGATGCGAATGACTCGGTCGTCGATGATGGAAGTGCTCAATGAAGACTACATGCGGACAGCCCGGGCCAAAGGGCTGGACGGCCGGCTGATCGTGTTTAAACACGGGTTACAGAATGCTCTCATCCCGATCGTCACTGTCGCCGGTATCCTCCTTGGCGTGCTGCTCGGTGGTGTCGTCGCTGTTGAGATCGTGTTTGGGATTCAGGGGCTCGGCAGGCTGCTGATTGCGTCGATCGAACGACGGGATTTCCCAGCGATCCAGGGAGCAGTCATCCTCATCTCGTTCGTGTTCGTGTTCATGAACTTGCTCGTAGACGTACTGTACACGTCGATTAATCCGCAGATCAAGTACGGGGGCGGTGAGTGA
- a CDS encoding helix-turn-helix domain-containing protein — protein MWEAELAVRHYGCPVSDVSSSHSSVRIENVSRVRLTGGEAKRLLAVDGAESDVTAFADEYRDHDATVEFERVSAGDANRAYFISEVDYPADNPSILKLIDDAGCFQYSTVVVEHGVEHWVVYTRHKESLRRLVDAIEERSNNVRLARNVDVGPISDEEAIHYHALRSELTKQQLAAFEAALELGYYAENNQATISDIAAFLDVHHSTAGEHIKRAENTLLSEVGRHLFPDVVNQSTQTETLRSNPSEC, from the coding sequence ATGTGGGAAGCAGAACTGGCCGTAAGACACTACGGCTGCCCCGTTTCAGACGTGTCTTCCTCCCACTCGTCGGTCAGAATCGAGAACGTCTCTCGTGTCAGGCTCACCGGCGGTGAAGCGAAGCGATTGCTTGCGGTAGACGGTGCGGAGAGTGACGTAACAGCATTTGCGGATGAGTATCGCGATCACGACGCTACGGTTGAGTTCGAGCGCGTCTCAGCTGGTGACGCAAATCGAGCATACTTCATTAGTGAGGTGGACTACCCAGCTGATAATCCCTCCATTCTCAAGCTCATTGACGACGCCGGCTGCTTCCAGTACTCAACAGTAGTAGTCGAACACGGGGTCGAACACTGGGTCGTCTACACGCGACACAAAGAATCACTCCGGAGACTTGTCGATGCCATTGAGGAGCGGAGCAACAACGTTCGCCTAGCCCGGAACGTCGATGTCGGTCCCATCAGCGACGAAGAGGCCATTCATTATCACGCCCTCCGATCTGAGCTGACGAAACAACAGTTAGCTGCTTTTGAGGCAGCGCTCGAGTTGGGTTATTACGCTGAGAATAACCAGGCCACGATTAGCGACATCGCAGCATTTCTCGACGTTCACCACTCAACGGCGGGAGAGCACATTAAACGCGCAGAAAATACGCTTCTCTCAGAAGTTGGAAGGCACCTGTTCCCAGACGTGGTCAACCAGAGCACACAGACTGAGACATTACGGAGTAATCCCTCCGAGTGTTAA
- a CDS encoding AbrB/MazE/SpoVT family DNA-binding domain-containing protein: protein MDDGESTETTGFDPDNAELVETVSVSASGDVMLPDQVCETLGLDPPGLVAFHESETGEVFIRRVPSPSEMRGFASRNAAATDDTPASELLRAKRNSEQRDHS, encoded by the coding sequence ATGGACGACGGTGAATCGACTGAGACAACTGGTTTTGACCCCGACAATGCCGAGTTAGTGGAAACAGTGTCTGTCTCTGCGTCGGGGGACGTGATGCTCCCAGACCAGGTCTGTGAAACACTCGGACTCGACCCCCCTGGACTCGTCGCATTTCACGAGTCGGAGACTGGTGAGGTCTTCATCAGGCGGGTTCCATCACCGTCGGAAATGCGAGGATTTGCGTCGCGAAACGCGGCGGCGACGGATGACACTCCGGCGTCTGAACTACTCCGCGCGAAGCGCAACTCGGAGCAGCGCGATCACTCGTGA
- a CDS encoding HVO_A0114 family putative DNA-binding protein — MRANRDESNDIEYPGTLRVEVRSTTDMFDDAVATAEEFETKSEELSDATASVLTFDSIEQLREMLSTQRLELVESLMTASAVSCAELADRLDRAAPSVLDDVDVLVNAGIILCHHTDTAPGLSVPYEQIVVEYTLQPALSEESDSAA, encoded by the coding sequence ATGAGGGCGAATCGGGACGAATCAAACGACATCGAGTATCCGGGCACGCTCCGGGTTGAGGTGAGATCAACAACGGATATGTTCGACGACGCGGTTGCGACCGCAGAAGAATTTGAAACTAAATCTGAGGAACTGAGCGACGCGACAGCGTCGGTTTTGACCTTCGATAGTATCGAGCAACTTCGCGAGATGCTATCCACGCAGCGGCTCGAACTCGTGGAGAGTCTCATGACTGCGTCAGCAGTGAGTTGTGCGGAATTAGCTGACCGGCTCGATCGGGCTGCGCCCAGTGTTCTCGATGACGTCGACGTCCTGGTGAACGCGGGTATCATCCTTTGCCACCACACCGATACCGCACCCGGACTCTCCGTGCCGTATGAGCAGATCGTGGTTGAATATACTCTCCAACCTGCTCTGAGTGAGGAGTCGGACTCAGCGGCTTGA
- a CDS encoding DUF7837 family putative zinc-binding protein: MFNPSETELPPGRRVTRSSFPPMTDTPPALGHCPSCDTEISAAWKLIEYEQADGSTGVFAECPSCDEVVNPE; this comes from the coding sequence ATGTTTAACCCATCTGAAACGGAACTGCCACCTGGAAGGAGAGTCACACGCTCCTCCTTCCCCCCTATGACAGACACCCCGCCGGCACTTGGACACTGTCCGAGTTGCGATACCGAGATCTCCGCAGCGTGGAAACTCATCGAGTATGAGCAAGCGGACGGAAGTACGGGCGTCTTCGCAGAATGTCCATCCTGTGATGAGGTCGTAAATCCTGAGTAA
- a CDS encoding RNA-guided endonuclease InsQ/TnpB family protein: MADRVVTRTFKASIRNPSQVRADLDSLAFAASKLWNVGRWHIQRIWDAIGHIPDHNELTSYLKRHERYRDLHSQSSQRVLQELAEAFNGWYASNDPDDNPPGYRKRGDEHPRSTVTFKQRGFKLDTEHGYVRLSKGQNLKEHRSDFVLCSYETQPGVDLAEFESVQQVRVVWNGDAWELHFVCNVALERSDTPGEKTAGIDLGISNAAAVSIGDETLLYPGNTVKEDVHYFRHVEYDTEGEAGPSKKAEWARQKKQRRRKHSLHALTQDIVEQCAARGVGEIAVGHPKDVRDDAEWGRHGNKKIHDWPFDTIIDMIEYKAEERGISVTRVDEAGLRTSKTCCACGTSAPSNRVERGLYACDECGLVANADLNAAENMRATVTPSPAKDRSNGCLAQPAVRLFDKHTGVVAGREQVADCKP; the protein is encoded by the coding sequence ATGGCGGATCGAGTAGTGACGCGCACCTTCAAAGCGAGCATCCGAAACCCGTCACAGGTGCGTGCCGATCTCGATTCGCTCGCGTTCGCCGCCTCCAAACTTTGGAACGTTGGACGTTGGCACATCCAACGCATTTGGGATGCGATCGGTCATATCCCAGATCACAACGAACTCACGTCGTACCTCAAACGCCACGAACGTTACAGGGATCTGCACTCGCAGTCCAGTCAGCGAGTTCTCCAAGAGCTCGCTGAGGCGTTCAACGGCTGGTACGCCAGCAACGACCCAGACGATAACCCGCCAGGGTATCGCAAACGAGGTGACGAACATCCGCGGTCCACAGTCACGTTCAAACAACGAGGTTTCAAACTCGATACAGAGCACGGCTACGTCCGGCTTAGCAAAGGACAGAACCTCAAAGAACACCGGAGTGACTTCGTTCTGTGTTCATACGAAACACAGCCGGGCGTTGATCTCGCAGAGTTTGAGAGCGTTCAGCAGGTCAGAGTCGTCTGGAACGGCGATGCTTGGGAACTCCACTTCGTCTGCAACGTCGCCCTCGAACGGTCAGACACCCCAGGTGAGAAGACAGCTGGTATCGACCTCGGCATCAGCAACGCTGCTGCCGTGTCGATAGGCGATGAAACACTGCTCTACCCAGGGAACACCGTCAAAGAGGACGTCCACTACTTCCGTCACGTCGAATACGACACGGAAGGTGAAGCCGGCCCATCGAAGAAAGCAGAGTGGGCACGTCAGAAGAAACAGCGGCGTCGGAAGCATTCACTGCACGCGTTGACTCAGGATATTGTCGAACAATGCGCTGCTCGTGGTGTTGGTGAAATCGCTGTTGGACACCCGAAAGACGTCCGCGATGACGCTGAGTGGGGACGCCACGGCAACAAGAAGATCCACGACTGGCCATTCGACACGATCATCGATATGATCGAGTACAAAGCCGAGGAACGTGGAATCAGCGTGACGCGAGTTGACGAAGCTGGGCTCCGAACGTCGAAGACGTGCTGTGCATGCGGGACGAGTGCCCCATCGAACCGTGTGGAACGCGGGTTGTACGCATGTGATGAGTGCGGATTAGTGGCGAACGCGGATCTGAATGCCGCGGAGAACATGCGAGCGACGGTAACTCCGAGTCCTGCGAAGGATAGGAGTAACGGCTGTTTGGCGCAGCCAGCAGTCCGCCTGTTCGACAAACACACCGGCGTAGTAGCCGGCCGAGAACAGGTCGCTGACTGCAAACCGTAA
- a CDS encoding ABC transporter permease, with protein MSVSDLVESAFGGSSESGKTFGIRSDLLERFIKTIQRDLRAKIGFLIVALFGLSAIFAPMLAPYDPMSQQFSILVPPDPLSANPLGTDSFGRDLLSRLMYGARISLAVGLGAVTFGAVIGILIGLFAGYYGGYIDDLLMRAVDVMWAFPWLLIAIMLVAIFGQGFWNVMVAVGFAYIDDFARLARGEVLAIREEEYTMAAKSVGLEDYEIIFEEVFPNTVAPLIVQFTIFTARAILAESTLSFLGLGVKPTTPTWGALLGQGRGFITQAWWISIIPGIAIMVTVLGINLFGDALRDAFDVKETGET; from the coding sequence ATGTCTGTCTCCGACCTCGTCGAAAGTGCCTTCGGCGGATCGAGTGAGAGTGGGAAGACGTTTGGAATTCGGTCTGACCTGCTTGAGCGGTTCATCAAAACGATTCAGCGCGATCTTAGAGCGAAGATTGGATTCCTCATCGTTGCGCTGTTCGGACTGTCGGCTATCTTCGCTCCGATGCTGGCGCCGTACGATCCGATGTCCCAACAGTTCTCGATACTGGTGCCCCCTGACCCGTTGAGTGCCAACCCGCTGGGTACGGACTCATTTGGTCGGGACCTTCTGTCACGGCTGATGTACGGCGCCCGGATTTCGCTGGCCGTTGGCCTCGGAGCGGTTACATTTGGAGCTGTTATCGGTATCTTGATCGGCCTGTTCGCAGGCTACTACGGCGGATACATCGACGACCTGTTGATGCGGGCCGTTGACGTTATGTGGGCGTTCCCGTGGCTGCTTATCGCCATTATGTTAGTCGCGATTTTCGGCCAGGGGTTCTGGAACGTCATGGTCGCTGTCGGGTTCGCCTATATCGATGATTTCGCACGGTTAGCCCGTGGCGAGGTACTGGCGATCCGCGAAGAGGAGTATACCATGGCGGCGAAGAGCGTTGGGCTGGAAGACTATGAGATCATCTTCGAAGAAGTGTTCCCCAATACGGTCGCGCCGCTCATCGTTCAGTTCACCATCTTCACGGCGCGGGCAATTCTCGCTGAGAGCACCCTGTCGTTCCTCGGATTGGGGGTAAAACCAACGACACCCACGTGGGGGGCCCTCCTAGGACAGGGTCGCGGATTCATCACGCAGGCGTGGTGGATCTCCATCATTCCGGGAATTGCTATCATGGTGACTGTGCTCGGAATCAACCTGTTCGGCGACGCATTGCGCGACGCCTTCGACGTCAAGGAAACTGGTGAAACATGA
- a CDS encoding pentapeptide repeat-containing protein: MSEGRKQCSFTLSRPEDGESQYRCTQPAIRDTELCVWHCPESERSSDGFPETVPPDTKLRGAKLANATLRQVDFGAGVDLSDSTFAGATIRECDFARTELDRCDFTDASVVASTFQQADLSEAHLDGFTAVDSSFEDAVLNQTTADAGVEFRNSNLDDVVFTRATVDSLTLDDTVATGIDLTETMCGAIRATDTDLSDAILITTDVADIRVEGCRVRGAVIRRTALDDGSFAMCDLRDATLNGTSAVGVEFDATRLSGARCRECLFDDASFRGADLSGADLTDSDLTGSSLKNADLSDAVLDGATLQESDLSGVRLQDASINRSTRFPSLTELEQRGLEVPEMLGLYRTLVGLLEDEDLTDAAFRRRSEYYALQRRQAQLDGRYGRYFGLLLNGVVTGHGQRPTRVLMTSLLVVVYFAGAYTAIGIGVIAGETDLIGALVFSLQAFSPGVTTSVAEATRIGAMLVTIESTIGLVLLGVFAVLVAQRLQTL; the protein is encoded by the coding sequence ATGAGTGAAGGCCGGAAACAGTGTTCGTTTACACTCAGTCGGCCCGAAGACGGTGAGAGTCAGTACCGCTGTACGCAGCCAGCGATCCGGGACACGGAACTATGTGTCTGGCACTGTCCAGAGAGTGAGCGATCTTCAGATGGATTTCCGGAGACGGTTCCTCCCGATACGAAGCTGCGTGGTGCCAAACTCGCCAACGCGACACTGCGCCAGGTGGACTTCGGTGCCGGTGTCGACCTCAGCGACTCGACCTTTGCTGGAGCGACTATCCGTGAGTGCGATTTTGCTCGGACAGAACTCGACCGCTGTGATTTCACCGATGCGTCCGTCGTCGCATCGACGTTCCAACAGGCAGATCTGAGTGAGGCACACCTTGATGGATTTACTGCCGTCGATTCATCGTTTGAGGACGCGGTACTGAATCAGACGACTGCGGACGCAGGGGTTGAGTTTCGTAACAGCAACCTCGACGATGTGGTGTTTACCCGAGCGACCGTCGATAGCCTCACCCTCGATGATACCGTTGCTACGGGGATTGATTTGACGGAGACGATGTGCGGGGCTATCAGAGCCACTGACACTGATCTTTCCGACGCGATACTCATCACGACTGATGTCGCTGATATTCGAGTTGAGGGATGCCGTGTTCGGGGTGCGGTCATCCGACGGACAGCACTTGACGATGGCTCGTTCGCAATGTGTGACCTCCGCGATGCCACACTAAATGGAACATCCGCTGTGGGTGTCGAGTTTGATGCGACGCGACTCTCCGGGGCACGCTGTCGGGAATGTTTATTCGACGACGCTAGCTTCCGCGGGGCTGACCTGTCCGGTGCTGACCTCACCGATAGCGATCTTACTGGGAGTAGCCTCAAGAACGCCGATCTCTCAGATGCGGTCCTTGATGGAGCAACACTACAAGAGAGTGATCTCAGTGGCGTTCGGTTACAGGATGCGTCGATCAACCGGAGTACCCGGTTCCCCTCGCTGACAGAACTTGAACAGAGGGGTCTCGAGGTTCCAGAAATGCTCGGCTTGTACCGAACACTTGTGGGGTTGCTTGAAGATGAGGATCTTACTGACGCCGCATTTCGGCGTCGGTCGGAGTACTACGCACTCCAACGCAGACAAGCACAGCTCGACGGTCGGTACGGGCGATATTTCGGACTCCTACTGAACGGAGTGGTGACAGGACACGGACAGCGACCGACACGGGTCCTGATGACGAGCCTTCTGGTAGTCGTCTATTTTGCGGGAGCGTACACCGCCATTGGGATCGGTGTGATAGCGGGAGAGACAGACCTCATCGGGGCGCTTGTGTTCAGCCTCCAAGCGTTTAGCCCCGGCGTGACAACGAGCGTCGCTGAGGCGACCCGGATCGGGGCGATGCTCGTGACAATCGAGTCGACGATCGGCCTGGTTCTGCTCGGAGTCTTCGCCGTCCTCGTCGCCCAGCGCTTACAGACGCTCTGA
- a CDS encoding glycoside hydrolase family 99-like domain-containing protein yields MDEEPSRRSVLSTSTILGLGLLAGCGQQEQDGEDEAEPETTTEQSDSSEDSLSIGDSTLDPSTLTHGDSITVTVTLENTGENEVSSSVPVSVGGEPVASQTVTVAPGESTELELAVEPSETGTQAITVGTKEVGTVVVRAPKPDAVREIGAHYYPWYGAPLHDFNDGQWAEESPSTPVLGNYNSAESAVIEQHIDWCRRAGISWLNVSWWGSNSGHDRRLREDILAHPRADELEWSILYETVGQFGDDPVELDSTLSQNQLTNDLSYLADTYFHRDNYKRIDGRPVLYIWVAQNLRGDVQEAYQAAVEAAGERPYLIVDIPAGSGLDTHPIVDVADAVTTYTVYDPQNPTRDAFVENARSSYRTWYQAAEYVDVDVIPTAVPGFDDTEITHVERDNEPVPSTPKIYEQTATAARRYADGPILITSFNEWYEDTQVEPSEEHGSTYLERTADTLATGNREEPTFDNEVFTLTFGRTISESSLNPDIENGRQLSFLLNQLTIYDDAGERVLDADIGSGVDNVSFILGSYGPEQADGDSWRWLGGETQTVVSVPSLPDSGRIELTGQGAGKMGLSLEIDDRQQDMTEITEQTDTYTLSFN; encoded by the coding sequence ATGGACGAGGAACCCTCCCGTCGGTCAGTATTATCGACATCGACGATACTTGGGTTGGGCCTGCTGGCAGGCTGTGGCCAACAAGAGCAGGATGGAGAGGACGAGGCGGAACCGGAGACGACAACCGAGCAATCTGACTCCTCAGAGGATTCACTTTCTATCGGGGACTCAACGCTTGACCCGAGCACCCTGACTCACGGAGACTCGATCACCGTGACAGTGACCCTTGAGAATACGGGGGAAAACGAAGTCTCCAGTTCAGTACCGGTGTCTGTTGGGGGAGAGCCTGTCGCGTCTCAAACGGTGACCGTTGCTCCCGGCGAGTCAACAGAGCTCGAGCTAGCAGTGGAACCATCTGAGACGGGCACACAGGCGATTACAGTCGGAACAAAAGAAGTTGGGACTGTCGTGGTTCGTGCTCCAAAACCCGATGCTGTTCGCGAAATCGGTGCGCACTACTACCCGTGGTATGGGGCGCCTCTTCACGACTTCAACGACGGACAGTGGGCAGAAGAATCTCCATCGACACCTGTTCTTGGAAACTACAACTCTGCTGAGTCGGCCGTCATCGAACAACACATCGACTGGTGCCGCCGCGCCGGCATCTCCTGGCTCAACGTTTCGTGGTGGGGGTCAAACAGCGGCCACGACAGGCGGCTCAGAGAGGATATACTCGCCCACCCCAGGGCCGACGAGCTGGAGTGGTCGATTCTCTACGAGACTGTCGGACAGTTCGGCGACGATCCGGTCGAACTTGACTCGACCCTTTCACAGAATCAATTGACGAATGACCTCAGCTATCTTGCGGACACCTACTTCCACCGGGACAACTACAAGCGCATCGACGGTCGTCCTGTGTTGTACATCTGGGTGGCACAGAACCTCCGGGGAGACGTTCAAGAAGCATACCAAGCGGCGGTAGAGGCCGCAGGTGAGCGTCCGTACCTGATCGTCGATATCCCTGCCGGATCCGGGCTTGACACCCACCCGATTGTAGATGTCGCAGACGCAGTCACAACCTACACCGTGTACGACCCGCAAAATCCGACGAGAGACGCATTCGTCGAAAACGCCCGCTCTTCGTATCGAACGTGGTACCAAGCAGCAGAGTACGTCGACGTTGACGTGATCCCAACCGCAGTGCCTGGATTCGACGACACCGAGATCACCCATGTTGAGCGGGATAATGAGCCAGTCCCCTCAACACCCAAAATCTACGAACAGACAGCGACAGCGGCCCGTCGCTACGCCGACGGCCCGATCCTCATCACGTCGTTTAACGAGTGGTACGAAGACACGCAGGTCGAGCCAAGTGAGGAACACGGATCGACGTACTTAGAGCGGACAGCAGACACGCTCGCCACTGGTAACAGAGAGGAGCCAACGTTTGATAATGAAGTGTTCACACTTACGTTTGGGCGGACTATTTCAGAGTCGTCGTTGAACCCGGACATCGAGAACGGCCGCCAGCTCTCATTTCTGCTGAACCAACTCACAATCTACGATGACGCTGGAGAGAGGGTGCTGGACGCCGACATCGGATCCGGTGTCGACAATGTTTCGTTCATTTTGGGGTCGTACGGGCCGGAACAGGCCGATGGTGACAGTTGGCGGTGGCTTGGCGGCGAGACCCAGACGGTGGTAAGTGTTCCTTCACTTCCTGACTCTGGGCGTATCGAACTCACCGGACAGGGAGCAGGTAAGATGGGCCTTAGCTTGGAGATCGACGACAGACAGCAAGATATGACTGAGATCACTGAGCAAACGGACACGTATACCCTGTCATTCAATTAG
- a CDS encoding ABC transporter substrate-binding protein, which translates to MSDSNMGGSIEAGWAFDAVEVLDPHYVDLYQQITIFSNIFSGIVKLDRNGEIVGDAASDWTLPDDTTYEFTIREGMTFHNGDTLDAPAIKWSIERLMGLDDSPHIGKVSDIESVEAPDATTLRINLSTPVAPFITFLTRGPGRAGTIVNQTAVEDDPERYRRYPVGSGPFELTERSTGESLTLTAFDDYWETDSEGNSLPYLDEVVINLIPEPSTMWSAITTDGIQYADELPPQNARQAQGGGGSVDVAGVSSGEWSCLAMLCNNPASDEWAERQSYASGNDQPTDVWEDSEIPTTDPRVRQAVTMAIDREELVNTAYFSFAEPAHSLINPAIAWAHESQPENAQMYNPERARELLDEAGYTGEPRFSGSILGTPTDERVMTVLQQQLSNVGIDIELDVQQESSYWDNIYRYNHMFMMYGGGGDIDPWMSWWKQLRTPMEEGSSGAWQKNLYSNENFDEALAESFNTPNQDERIEYVREAEQIFLEDAPFAMTTFPLTPKGSVSQLKNVGNQTGLSNFHRAYLEE; encoded by the coding sequence ATGAGTGACTCGAACATGGGTGGCTCTATCGAGGCTGGTTGGGCATTCGACGCGGTGGAGGTGCTTGATCCCCACTACGTTGACCTCTACCAGCAGATCACAATCTTCTCGAACATCTTCTCCGGGATCGTCAAACTGGACCGTAACGGTGAGATCGTGGGCGATGCGGCAAGTGACTGGACGCTGCCTGATGACACAACCTACGAGTTCACCATTCGGGAGGGGATGACCTTCCACAATGGGGACACGCTGGATGCTCCCGCAATCAAGTGGTCTATTGAACGGCTGATGGGCCTCGACGATTCGCCCCATATTGGAAAGGTGTCCGACATCGAAAGCGTGGAGGCACCCGATGCGACGACGCTCCGGATCAATCTCTCGACGCCTGTTGCCCCGTTCATCACATTCCTCACGCGCGGACCGGGGCGGGCTGGAACTATTGTTAACCAGACGGCAGTCGAGGATGACCCTGAGCGGTACCGGCGCTATCCAGTCGGATCGGGCCCGTTCGAGCTCACTGAACGGTCTACTGGAGAGTCACTCACCCTGACAGCCTTCGATGATTATTGGGAGACCGACTCGGAGGGCAACAGTCTCCCGTACCTCGATGAGGTTGTCATCAACCTCATTCCGGAGCCCTCCACGATGTGGAGCGCAATCACGACCGATGGGATCCAGTATGCCGACGAACTCCCACCACAGAATGCCCGCCAAGCGCAGGGTGGTGGCGGAAGCGTCGATGTCGCGGGCGTCAGCTCTGGTGAGTGGTCGTGTTTAGCAATGCTGTGTAACAACCCGGCCTCCGACGAATGGGCTGAACGGCAGTCGTACGCAAGCGGGAACGACCAGCCGACGGATGTGTGGGAAGACAGTGAGATTCCTACGACGGATCCGCGAGTGCGGCAGGCTGTGACGATGGCTATCGACCGAGAAGAGCTGGTCAACACCGCTTACTTCAGCTTCGCTGAACCTGCTCACAGTCTCATCAATCCCGCTATCGCTTGGGCGCATGAGTCACAGCCGGAGAACGCCCAGATGTACAATCCTGAGCGGGCACGGGAGCTGTTGGATGAAGCGGGCTACACCGGGGAACCACGGTTCTCAGGTAGCATCCTTGGGACCCCGACAGACGAGCGTGTGATGACCGTGTTACAACAGCAGTTGTCGAACGTCGGGATCGATATTGAACTGGACGTCCAGCAGGAGTCCTCCTACTGGGATAACATCTACCGCTACAATCACATGTTCATGATGTACGGCGGTGGCGGCGACATCGACCCCTGGATGTCGTGGTGGAAACAGCTCCGGACGCCAATGGAGGAGGGCTCCTCGGGCGCGTGGCAGAAGAATCTCTACTCCAACGAGAACTTCGACGAAGCGCTCGCAGAGTCATTCAACACGCCGAACCAAGACGAACGGATCGAGTACGTCCGGGAGGCTGAACAAATCTTCCTCGAAGACGCGCCGTTCGCGATGACCACCTTCCCCCTCACTCCGAAGGGCAGTGTGTCCCAGCTCAAAAACGTCGGTAACCAGACTGGCTTGAGTAACTTCCACCGCGCCTACCTCGAGGAGTAA